One genomic region from Nocardia vinacea encodes:
- a CDS encoding metallopeptidase, whose product MLAGCTRSVHGRAVSVYDDPFKVAGLPTTNGPSGPRDGVPDSSLTAVNGDSGEVDALALNAIDDIQTYWRAEYSKDFDGEFKPVDKLISWSAKAPRSQALEFCRESTYHLVNAAYCRLDNSIGWDRSVLLPTIEDTFGKMAVIMVLAHEYGHAIQTLAKIVGTKDPVIVKEQQADCFSGAFIRHVAEGKSKHFTINTSDGLNSVLAATVAIRDSNPDDPESVHGSAFERVTAVQIGFTDGPKACKAIDMHEIERRRGNLPQSFKDDPGHGENPIDKDSLIELSKALTAILPLKPAPTYDYSGAKIDCKNGVATPPVSYCPAKNTIATDVPALAQRGTSDADDNDPLPLKVTGDYNGYIVFISRYTLAVQQSDGQQLVGAKTGLRAACLSGVVTGKLAQPGRTQAQGDIVLAAGDLDEAVSGLLADGLAASDIEGKTVPSGFSRVDAFRAGVLNGEHTCTSRYS is encoded by the coding sequence ATGTTGGCGGGCTGTACTCGCTCGGTGCACGGTCGAGCGGTTTCGGTCTACGACGATCCGTTCAAGGTCGCCGGACTGCCCACCACGAACGGTCCGAGCGGACCGCGCGACGGCGTCCCCGATAGCTCGCTCACCGCGGTGAACGGCGACAGCGGCGAGGTGGATGCCCTGGCGCTCAACGCGATCGATGATATCCAGACATACTGGCGCGCGGAATACAGCAAGGACTTCGACGGCGAATTCAAGCCGGTCGACAAGCTGATCTCATGGAGCGCGAAGGCGCCGCGCAGCCAGGCGCTCGAATTCTGTAGGGAATCCACCTATCACCTGGTGAACGCGGCCTACTGCCGACTGGACAACTCGATCGGCTGGGACCGCTCGGTGCTGTTGCCGACGATCGAGGACACCTTCGGCAAGATGGCCGTGATCATGGTGCTCGCCCATGAATACGGACACGCCATCCAGACCCTGGCGAAAATCGTGGGGACGAAGGATCCCGTGATCGTCAAGGAGCAGCAGGCCGACTGCTTCTCGGGTGCGTTCATTCGCCATGTGGCAGAAGGCAAATCCAAGCACTTCACCATCAATACCTCCGACGGCCTGAACTCGGTGCTGGCCGCGACCGTCGCCATTCGGGACTCGAATCCGGATGATCCGGAGAGCGTGCACGGTTCGGCATTCGAGCGGGTCACGGCCGTGCAGATCGGCTTCACCGATGGCCCGAAGGCGTGCAAGGCCATCGATATGCACGAGATCGAGCGCCGCCGTGGCAATTTGCCGCAGAGCTTCAAGGACGATCCCGGCCACGGCGAGAATCCGATCGACAAGGACAGTCTGATCGAGCTCAGCAAGGCACTCACCGCGATCCTGCCGCTGAAGCCCGCGCCGACCTACGACTATTCCGGCGCGAAGATCGACTGCAAGAACGGCGTTGCCACACCGCCGGTTTCGTATTGTCCGGCCAAGAACACCATCGCGACCGATGTGCCCGCGCTCGCGCAACGCGGCACCTCCGATGCCGATGACAATGATCCGTTGCCGCTCAAGGTGACCGGCGATTACAACGGCTACATCGTCTTCATTTCGCGCTACACCCTCGCCGTGCAGCAGAGCGACGGCCAGCAGCTCGTCGGCGCCAAGACCGGATTGCGCGCGGCCTGCCTGTCGGGTGTGGTCACGGGCAAGCTCGCGCAGCCGGGGCGAACCCAGGCTCAGGGCGATATCGTCTTGGCCGCAGGCGATCTCGACGAGGCGGTCTCCGGACTATTGGCCGACGGACTAGCGGCCAGCGATATCGAGGGCAAAACCGTACCGAGTGGGTTCTCCCGGGTCGACGCGTTCCGCGCCGGGGTGCTCAACGGCGAGCACACCTGCACGTCGCGTTATTCCTGA